GTGCTGTAAATAACTTTGACCGAGTTGATGTAAAACGCTTTTTAAATGCAGCGCGACTTGGTCGACCAGTTCTTTACCGAGTTCATCCATGTCTTGAAAATGGCGATAAAACGCTGTCGGTACCAATCCAACTTCACGTGCAACTTCACGCAAACTGATACTACTGAACGAACGCCCAGACGTGCTCAGATGCAAGGCTGCATCAAGGAGTGCCTGACGACTTTGCTGTTTTCGTTCATCCCGTATCGACATTAAAAGAACCTATTTAAACCGTGAGCCAAAGTCTAACAAAAAAGAGCAAACTTTCATAAAAAAAATAGTGAACAAGTGTTGACTGAGTGAACACTTATAAATATAGTGTACATATGTTCACTATACGAACATGTGTTCACTCAAATAAATAGCCAGAAACAAAAGAGGAACGTATGAACGCAACACTTAACTATCAGCCGCATTGGGTTCGAGAAGATTTCGTTGATTTTATTTTGCAAAAAATTAACGTGTCTTGGGCATGGAAAAGGGTACTTGCAGAAGTTACCACTGTTCAGCCACTTCATACTGATATGGTGCTTATCAAGCTTAAACCGAATCGTAATTTTAATTTCGATCAGGTTCGTGCAGGTCAAAGTATTTTACTGACTTTGCTTATCGAGGGCGTTTACCAACAGCGTAGTTACTCGATTATTGACGTAACAGCGCAAGGTGAGATCGCTTTAGGTATTAAAGTACAGGGCTTAGTATCTCGTGCAGCTCAACGATTACATGTGGGCGAGTGTATTGAGATTTCACAGCCACAAGGTGATTTTACTTTGCATCAAGGCCCGCAACCTGCAATTTTAATTGCTTCAGGGAGTGGCATTACTGCAATTTATTCACTCTTGCAGCAAGCTTTGAAACAGCAGCTTGAACAAATTCATGTGATTTATTTTAATCGTGCTGAAATTTTCCATGCTGAATTAAAAGCTTTGGCAGAACAGCACCCACAGCTTCAATATCATTTTTTTAATACCACTGATCAAAAACAGCATTTAACTGAAAGCTTACTTCAAAAGCTGGTTCCCAATTTCGAGCAGACCGCAACCTATGTGTGTGGTCATCACGGCATGATGCAGCAGGCAAATGAAATTTATGCTCAAAAAGGTGCTCAGTCGCAGCTTCATCAAGAATATTTCCAGCCACTTCAAGTGACTGGTACACATGCAGCACAGCCTGTTATTTTCCGCCGTGCACAGCATGAGTTTTTAGCTGAAACAAAT
This window of the Acinetobacter sp. XH1741 genome carries:
- a CDS encoding ferredoxin reductase, yielding MNATLNYQPHWVREDFVDFILQKINVSWAWKRVLAEVTTVQPLHTDMVLIKLKPNRNFNFDQVRAGQSILLTLLIEGVYQQRSYSIIDVTAQGEIALGIKVQGLVSRAAQRLHVGECIEISQPQGDFTLHQGPQPAILIASGSGITAIYSLLQQALKQQLEQIHVIYFNRAEIFHAELKALAEQHPQLQYHFFNTTDQKQHLTESLLQKLVPNFEQTATYVCGHHGMMQQANEIYAQKGAQSQLHQEYFQPLQVTGTHAAQPVIFRRAQHEFLAETNLLSSAEQAGLRPQHGCRMGVCNKCSCTKVSGVTQNLLTGEIEDQPNRPIKLCVSQALSPVTIDL